The proteins below are encoded in one region of Tolumonas auensis DSM 9187:
- a CDS encoding putative transporter: MSEIALAICILSLVAIIGLWIGNWRIYGVGLGIGGVLFGGIAIGHFAKLYGLEVNLHTLEFIREFGLILFVYTIGIQVGPGFFASLRTSGLKLNLFAALLVVLGCIVAVILHKIWGIPLPVILGTYSGAVTNTPSLGAGQLMLSELGADSNVMTLSYAVAYPFGICGILLSMWLIRFVFRINVDSEARLYQQQSGLGHGNLQTMNIEIRNSNLSGLTLQEIPDLEEGEVVCSRLKRGDVLMVPKPDTVVQLGDLLHLVGDKKALKKVRLVIGEEVATSLSTQGTELRVERVVVTNEKVLGKTLGDLELKSKFDVVVSRLNRAGIELVPGSGSSLQFGDILNLVGRPESIEAVAGLVGNAQHKLQQVQMLPVFLGIGLGVIVGSIPFYIPGFSAALKLGLAGGPLVVALILSRIGSIGKLYWFMPPSANLALREIGIVLFLSVVGLKSGGEFVSTLVDGDGLLWMACGAVITLLPLLVVGFLARVFGKINYLSLCGMLAGSMTDPPALAFANAMHPTSDAAALSYATVYPMVMFLRIISPQLLVILLWSGG; encoded by the coding sequence ATGAGCGAGATAGCGTTAGCCATCTGCATTTTATCGTTGGTAGCCATAATCGGTTTATGGATTGGGAACTGGCGGATTTATGGCGTTGGTCTGGGAATCGGTGGGGTATTGTTTGGCGGGATCGCGATAGGTCATTTTGCCAAGCTGTATGGCCTGGAAGTTAATCTGCATACGCTTGAATTTATTCGTGAATTCGGACTGATTTTGTTTGTATACACTATTGGTATTCAGGTCGGCCCCGGTTTTTTTGCTTCATTGCGGACATCGGGTCTTAAGCTGAATTTGTTTGCTGCGCTGCTGGTTGTTCTGGGCTGCATTGTTGCCGTGATCCTGCATAAGATTTGGGGAATTCCACTGCCCGTGATTCTGGGGACTTATTCCGGTGCAGTAACGAACACGCCATCGCTGGGGGCGGGTCAGTTAATGCTCTCAGAATTAGGGGCTGATTCCAATGTTATGACGCTGAGTTATGCCGTTGCTTATCCGTTTGGCATCTGCGGTATTCTGCTGTCTATGTGGTTGATCCGGTTTGTGTTTCGCATCAATGTTGATAGTGAAGCCCGGCTTTATCAGCAACAATCCGGTCTGGGGCATGGCAATCTGCAGACCATGAATATTGAAATTCGTAACAGTAATCTGAGTGGCCTGACTTTGCAGGAGATCCCTGATCTTGAAGAGGGGGAAGTGGTTTGCTCCCGTCTGAAACGAGGGGATGTACTGATGGTGCCGAAGCCGGATACGGTGGTCCAACTGGGTGACTTACTGCATTTGGTGGGAGATAAAAAAGCACTGAAAAAAGTCCGGCTGGTGATTGGTGAGGAGGTCGCAACCTCATTATCTACGCAGGGTACGGAGCTGCGGGTTGAACGGGTCGTGGTCACTAATGAGAAAGTGCTAGGTAAAACACTGGGCGATCTGGAACTGAAAAGTAAGTTTGATGTGGTGGTATCCCGCTTGAATCGTGCCGGGATCGAGCTGGTTCCCGGAAGTGGTTCCAGTCTGCAGTTTGGGGACATCCTGAATCTGGTGGGAAGACCAGAATCGATTGAAGCGGTGGCGGGTCTGGTTGGTAATGCGCAGCATAAGCTGCAGCAGGTACAGATGTTGCCGGTATTTTTAGGGATCGGGTTGGGTGTGATCGTGGGATCGATCCCGTTTTACATTCCCGGATTTTCTGCTGCTTTGAAACTGGGGCTGGCGGGTGGGCCGCTGGTGGTTGCGCTGATCCTGTCACGTATCGGCAGTATCGGTAAGCTGTATTGGTTTATGCCGCCCAGTGCTAACCTGGCACTGCGTGAGATAGGCATTGTACTGTTCCTGTCAGTGGTAGGGCTGAAATCAGGCGGTGAGTTTGTTTCCACGCTGGTGGACGGAGACGGCCTGCTGTGGATGGCCTGCGGTGCGGTCATTACGTTGTTGCCATTGCTGGTGGTCGGTTTTCTGGCGCGGGTTTTCGGAAAGATTAATTATTTATCGCTGTGCGGTATGCTGGCAGGATCAATGACCGATCCGCCTGCACTGGCATTTGCTAATGCGATGCATCCGACCAGTGATGCGGCTGCTCTATCGTATGCTACGGTTTATCCAATGGTCATGTTCCTGCGTATTATCTCGCCGCAATTACTGGTGATCTTGTTGTGGAGCGGGGGATAG
- a CDS encoding DUF1289 domain-containing protein has protein sequence MNEANHQEQLELFPIPSPCIGYCETDNKGYCLGCFRSREERFQWLKYSPAQQREIIRLCRQRKYRRLLAAQKQTATPETDTSPTLPLFDDE, from the coding sequence ATGAATGAAGCCAACCATCAGGAACAACTGGAACTATTCCCAATCCCCAGCCCTTGTATCGGTTATTGTGAAACTGATAACAAAGGTTATTGTTTGGGGTGTTTTCGTTCGCGTGAAGAACGCTTTCAATGGCTAAAATATAGTCCGGCACAACAGCGCGAAATCATCCGATTGTGCCGCCAGCGTAAATACCGCCGTTTACTGGCCGCACAAAAACAAACGGCAACGCCGGAAACTGACACATCCCCGACACTGCCGTTATTCGATGATGAATAA